From Enhydrobacter sp., the proteins below share one genomic window:
- the rapZ gene encoding RNase adapter RapZ, with amino-acid sequence MPDSPTTSPSTKIAETRRPFVLVTGLSGAGRITALHALEDLGYVAVDNVPLPLLGDLMRSTAGSPGEMAAPLAFGVDTRTYGFDAQDLLRRLRELRLRTDLVPRLLYLDCDTETLRRRYTESRRPHPLAPDRPVVDAIVDERKRIEWLRDSADVVIDTSTLTPHQLKQLLAGHFALGDHPRTRIAVTSFSFRRGLPREADLVFDVRFLKNPHYVPPLKPMTGADPEVVAFIESDPDYRPFLDGLRGLLTPLLPRFDTEGKSYLTIAVGCTGGRHRSVAVAEALAAWLRAAGRSVTLTHRDVDVRGGPTVGNKTGVEE; translated from the coding sequence ATGCCCGACAGCCCGACGACGAGCCCTTCGACCAAGATCGCTGAGACCCGGCGCCCTTTCGTCCTGGTCACCGGCCTGTCCGGCGCCGGCCGGATCACGGCGCTCCACGCCCTCGAGGATTTGGGCTACGTCGCCGTCGACAACGTGCCGCTGCCGCTGCTCGGCGACCTGATGCGGTCGACCGCGGGCAGCCCGGGCGAAATGGCCGCTCCTCTCGCCTTCGGCGTCGACACGCGCACCTACGGCTTCGACGCGCAGGACCTGCTGCGCCGCCTGCGCGAGCTGCGCCTGCGCACCGATCTCGTGCCGCGGCTGCTCTACCTCGACTGCGACACAGAGACGTTGCGCCGGCGCTACACCGAATCGCGCCGGCCGCACCCGCTGGCACCCGACCGGCCGGTGGTCGACGCCATCGTCGACGAGCGCAAGCGGATCGAATGGCTGCGCGACTCGGCCGATGTCGTGATCGACACCTCGACCCTGACGCCGCACCAGCTCAAGCAGCTGCTCGCCGGCCATTTCGCGCTGGGCGACCATCCGCGCACGCGCATCGCCGTGACGTCGTTCTCCTTCCGGCGCGGCCTGCCGCGCGAGGCCGACCTCGTGTTCGACGTGCGCTTCCTCAAGAACCCGCACTACGTGCCGCCGCTCAAGCCGATGACGGGCGCCGATCCGGAGGTCGTCGCGTTCATCGAGTCGGATCCCGACTATCGTCCCTTCCTCGACGGGCTGCGCGGGTTGCTGACGCCGCTGCTGCCGCGATTCGACACGGAGGGCAAGTCCTATTTGACCATCGCCGTCGGCTGCACGGGCGGCCGGCACCGCTCGGTGGCGGTCGCCGAGGCGCTGGCGGCATGGTTGCGCGCGGCCGGACGCTCGGTCACTCTCACGCATCGCGACGTCGACGTCCGGGGCGGGCCGACGGTGGGGAACAAGACGGGCGTGGAAGAATGA
- a CDS encoding PTS sugar transporter subunit IIA encodes MIGIVLVTHGNLAREFLAALEHVVGPQQCVSAVCIGAEDDMEKRRAEILERARACDSGDGVILLTDMFGGTPSNLAISIIDHARVEVLAGVNLPMLVKLAGVRNRPIAEAVRIAQEAGRKYITVASRLLAREAS; translated from the coding sequence ATGATCGGTATCGTACTGGTGACGCACGGCAACCTGGCGCGCGAATTCCTGGCCGCGCTGGAACACGTGGTGGGCCCGCAGCAATGCGTGTCCGCCGTCTGCATCGGCGCCGAAGACGACATGGAAAAGCGGCGGGCCGAGATCCTGGAGCGCGCCCGCGCCTGCGACAGCGGCGACGGCGTGATCCTGCTGACCGACATGTTCGGCGGCACGCCGTCCAACCTCGCCATCTCGATCATCGATCACGCGCGCGTCGAGGTGCTGGCCGGCGTCAATCTGCCGATGCTGGTGAAGCTGGCCGGCGTGCGCAACCGGCCGATCGCCGAGGCGGTGCGCATCGCGCAGGAGGCGGGCCGAAAATACATCACCGTCGCCTCGCGTCTCCTCGCCAGGGAAGCTTCATGA
- a CDS encoding HPr family phosphocarrier protein, translating into MSEAADAAVGTIRRRLTITNRRGLHARAAAKFVRTAGQFDATSRVGFKGQEVSGLSIMGLMMLAAGIGSQIELACAGRQAAEAMAALSALVEGKFGED; encoded by the coding sequence ATGAGCGAGGCCGCCGACGCCGCCGTCGGAACCATTCGCCGCCGCTTGACCATCACCAACAGGCGCGGCCTGCATGCCCGCGCCGCCGCCAAGTTCGTGCGCACCGCCGGGCAGTTCGATGCCACCAGCCGCGTCGGCTTCAAAGGCCAGGAGGTGTCCGGCCTGTCCATCATGGGCCTGATGATGCTGGCCGCCGGCATCGGCAGCCAGATCGAACTCGCCTGTGCGGGCCGCCAGGCCGCCGAGGCGATGGCCGCGCTGTCGGCGCTGGTCGAGGGGAAGTTCGGGGAGGACTAG
- the ahcY gene encoding adenosylhomocysteinase, giving the protein MAQDYVVKDIGLADWGRKEIDMAETEMPGLMAIRKEFGPKKPLKGARVAGSLHMTIQTAVLIETLKALGADVRWASCNIYSTQDHAAAAIAKSGTPVFAVKGESLEEYWDYTHKIFEWGDGGTPNMILDDGGDATLLVHLGMRAEKDPSLIAKPTNEEEEVLYKAIARTNKEKPGWYAKLGASIKGVTEETTTGVHRLYQMEKEGRLLWPAINVNDSVTKSKFDNLYGCRESLVDGIRRGTDVMMAGKVAMVAGFGDVGKGSAASLRQAGCRVMVSEVDPICALQAAMEGYEVVTMEDAAPKADIFVTATGNVDVITLDHMKAMKHRAVVCNIGHFDSEIQIASLRNFKWHHVKPQVDEIEFPDGKRIIVLSEGRLVNLGNATGHPSFVMSASFSNQTLAQVEIWTNPGKYEKKVYTLPKTLDEKVAALHLEKVGARLTKLRADQAKYIGVPEAGPFKAEQYRY; this is encoded by the coding sequence ATGGCTCAGGATTACGTCGTCAAGGATATCGGGCTGGCCGACTGGGGCCGCAAGGAAATCGACATGGCCGAGACCGAGATGCCCGGCCTGATGGCGATCCGCAAGGAGTTCGGCCCGAAGAAGCCGTTGAAGGGCGCGCGCGTCGCGGGCTCGCTGCACATGACCATCCAGACGGCGGTACTGATCGAGACCCTGAAGGCGCTGGGCGCCGACGTGCGCTGGGCCTCGTGCAACATCTACTCGACCCAGGATCACGCCGCGGCGGCGATCGCCAAGTCGGGCACGCCGGTGTTCGCGGTCAAGGGCGAGAGCCTCGAGGAGTACTGGGACTACACCCACAAGATTTTCGAATGGGGCGACGGCGGCACGCCGAACATGATCCTCGACGACGGCGGCGACGCCACCCTGCTGGTCCATCTCGGCATGCGCGCCGAGAAGGATCCGTCGCTGATCGCCAAGCCGACCAACGAGGAGGAAGAGGTCCTCTACAAGGCGATCGCCAGGACCAACAAGGAAAAGCCCGGCTGGTACGCCAAGCTCGGTGCCAGCATCAAGGGCGTGACCGAGGAGACGACCACGGGCGTGCACCGTCTCTACCAGATGGAGAAGGAAGGCCGGCTGCTGTGGCCCGCCATCAACGTCAACGACTCGGTCACCAAGTCGAAGTTCGACAATCTCTACGGCTGCCGCGAGTCGCTGGTCGACGGCATCCGCCGCGGCACCGACGTAATGATGGCCGGCAAGGTCGCCATGGTCGCGGGCTTCGGCGACGTCGGCAAAGGCTCGGCCGCCTCGCTGCGCCAGGCCGGCTGCCGCGTCATGGTCTCCGAGGTCGATCCGATCTGCGCCCTGCAGGCGGCGATGGAGGGCTACGAGGTCGTGACCATGGAAGACGCGGCGCCCAAGGCCGACATCTTCGTCACCGCCACCGGCAACGTCGATGTCATCACGCTCGACCACATGAAGGCGATGAAGCATCGCGCGGTGGTCTGCAACATCGGCCACTTCGACAGCGAGATCCAGATCGCCAGCTTGCGGAACTTCAAGTGGCATCACGTCAAGCCGCAGGTCGACGAGATCGAGTTCCCCGACGGCAAGCGCATCATCGTTCTGTCCGAGGGCCGGCTCGTCAATCTCGGCAACGCCACCGGCCATCCGAGCTTCGTGATGTCGGCCTCGTTCTCCAACCAGACCTTGGCCCAGGTCGAAATCTGGACCAACCCGGGCAAGTACGAGAAGAAGGTCTACACCCTGCCCAAGACGCTCGACGAGAAGGTGGCGGCGCTGCACCTAGAGAAGGTCGGCGCCCGGCTGACCAAGCTGCGCGCCGACCAGGCGAAATATATCGGCGTACCCGAGGCGGGCCCCTTCAAGGCCGAGCAGTATCGCTACTGA
- the tsaE gene encoding tRNA (adenosine(37)-N6)-threonylcarbamoyltransferase complex ATPase subunit type 1 TsaE — protein sequence MPTSLFLPDEAATERLGAELAERLRPRDVLALRGGLGAGKTTLARAILRAAAGDPALVVPSPTFTLVEVYDTRRGAFWHFDLYRLEAPEQVFELGWEEARADGIVLIEWPERLGALLPPHKHVSLEIEGDGRRASIDV from the coding sequence GTGCCGACTTCACTGTTTCTGCCCGACGAGGCCGCGACCGAGCGGCTGGGTGCTGAACTCGCCGAACGGCTGCGGCCGCGCGATGTCCTCGCGCTGCGCGGCGGGCTGGGCGCCGGCAAGACGACGCTCGCCCGCGCCATCCTGCGCGCCGCCGCGGGCGATCCGGCGCTGGTCGTGCCGAGCCCGACCTTCACCCTGGTCGAGGTCTACGACACACGGCGCGGCGCGTTCTGGCATTTCGACCTCTACCGCCTCGAGGCGCCCGAGCAGGTCTTCGAGCTCGGCTGGGAAGAGGCGCGGGCCGATGGCATCGTTCTGATCGAATGGCCGGAGCGGCTGGGCGCGCTGCTGCCGCCGCACAAGCACGTGAGCCTGGAGATCGAGGGCGATGGACGTCGGGCGTCGATCGATGTCTGA
- a CDS encoding phosphotransferase has protein sequence MSERAVLRAEFVRRSGWADAEERLLAGDASFRKYFRLTRAGGTVVVMDSPAAHEPVEPFVRVGRHLLALGLSAPEIYAEDLGNGFLLLEDLGDDTFARVLARGGDERELYLRATDVLVTLYQAPDHGLLPGLGSYAGEALVEAAILLPEWYLPAASGRPAPDDEVAAYRDAWRACFAQLPTTEEALLLRDYHKDNLLWLPERPGVRACGLLDFQDAQQGHPSYDLVSLVEDARRDVLPDVQAACIDRYIAATGLDSADFRTGFALMAAQRHARIIGLFVRLLERDGKPEYLRHLPRVWRMFERHLRHEALAPLRDWVDRVLPPEWRRIGAE, from the coding sequence ATGTCTGAGCGGGCGGTGCTGCGCGCCGAGTTCGTGAGGCGCTCCGGCTGGGCTGACGCTGAGGAGCGCCTGCTGGCGGGCGATGCCTCGTTCCGGAAATATTTCCGGCTGACCCGTGCCGGCGGCACCGTCGTGGTCATGGACTCGCCCGCGGCGCACGAACCCGTCGAACCCTTCGTGCGCGTCGGCCGGCACCTGCTCGCGCTCGGCCTCAGCGCGCCGGAGATCTATGCCGAGGATCTGGGCAACGGCTTCCTGCTGCTCGAGGACCTGGGCGACGACACCTTCGCGCGCGTTCTGGCGCGGGGCGGCGACGAACGGGAGCTCTATCTGCGCGCCACCGACGTGCTGGTGACGCTCTACCAGGCACCGGACCACGGCCTGCTGCCCGGGCTCGGGAGCTACGCCGGAGAGGCGCTGGTCGAGGCGGCGATCCTGCTGCCCGAATGGTACCTGCCGGCCGCGTCGGGCCGTCCGGCGCCGGATGACGAAGTCGCGGCCTATCGCGATGCCTGGCGCGCGTGCTTCGCCCAACTGCCCACGACCGAAGAGGCGCTGCTGCTGCGCGACTACCACAAGGACAACCTCCTGTGGCTGCCCGAGCGGCCGGGCGTGCGCGCCTGTGGCCTGCTCGACTTCCAGGACGCCCAGCAGGGCCATCCGTCGTACGATCTCGTCTCGCTGGTCGAGGATGCGCGTCGCGACGTGTTGCCCGACGTGCAAGCCGCGTGCATCGACCGTTACATCGCCGCCACCGGCCTCGATTCGGCCGACTTCCGCACCGGCTTCGCGCTGATGGCGGCGCAGCGGCACGCCCGCATCATCGGCCTCTTCGTGCGGTTGCTGGAACGCGACGGCAAGCCCGAGTACCTGCGACACCTGCCGCGCGTCTGGCGCATGTTCGAACGGCACCTGCGGCACGAGGCGCTGGCGCCGTTGCGCGACTGGGTCGACCGTGTGCTGCCGCCCGAGTGGCGGCGCATCGGCGCCGAGTGA
- a CDS encoding nucleotidyltransferase family protein, whose protein sequence is MGPVIRSAMILAAGRGERMRPLTDTTPKPLIPVAGRSMLDRAMDRLAEHGVRNLVINVHHLGEQIASHVGGRAHVVREDRLLETGGSLKNALPLLGDGPFFVLNGDGLWTDGAIPMLRRLEAMWDPRIMDALLLLHPLDRAIGREPTDHGDYFLDSDGRARHRGGAAAAPYLFASVSVCDRRLLYNAPDGPFSLVRLWHRAQAAGHLYGLVHDGKWFHVGTPRALAEAERELP, encoded by the coding sequence ATGGGTCCCGTGATTCGCTCGGCGATGATCCTGGCGGCCGGCCGCGGCGAGCGCATGCGGCCCTTGACCGACACCACGCCCAAGCCGCTCATTCCCGTCGCCGGCCGGTCGATGCTCGACCGCGCCATGGATCGCCTGGCGGAGCATGGCGTGCGCAACCTGGTGATCAACGTGCACCATCTCGGCGAGCAGATCGCGAGCCATGTCGGTGGACGCGCGCATGTCGTGCGCGAGGACCGCCTGCTGGAGACCGGCGGCAGCCTGAAGAACGCCCTGCCGCTGCTGGGTGACGGGCCGTTCTTCGTGCTGAACGGCGATGGGCTGTGGACCGATGGCGCCATTCCGATGCTGCGCCGCCTCGAGGCGATGTGGGACCCTCGCATCATGGACGCGCTGCTGCTGCTCCATCCGCTCGATCGGGCGATCGGTCGCGAGCCGACCGACCACGGCGACTATTTCCTCGATTCCGACGGCCGCGCCCGCCATCGCGGTGGCGCGGCGGCGGCGCCCTATCTGTTCGCCAGCGTCTCGGTGTGCGACCGCCGCCTGCTCTACAACGCGCCCGACGGCCCGTTCTCGCTGGTCCGGCTATGGCACCGGGCCCAGGCTGCCGGCCATCTCTACGGCCTCGTGCACGACGGAAAGTGGTTCCATGTCGGCACGCCGCGGGCGCTGGCCGAGGCCGAGCGGGAATTGCCGTGA
- the addB gene encoding double-strand break repair protein AddB, with translation MAPGPGCRPSLRPRARRKVVPCRHAAGAGRGRAGIAVRGIYTIGLDRRFADELARGLLAEHGAEPLALADMLILVPTRRSVRALREAFLRASGGKPAILPRMVPLGDVDEDEWSDLPGEGEAVDLPPAIAPAEREALLAALVARFRDDQGQPAARTAAQALKLARELARLLDELAIDGVPFDRLETLVEGNFARHWQRTLEFLAIVGEHWPRVLAERGQVDALERRTRSIRAQAERWRASPPAGPVIAAGSTGSQPATRELLGVVAGLPAGCVVLPGLDRAMDEESWRALEPSHPQFGLRELLAALGAERSGVAEWPGGPGDAARRHLITELMRPAATSDSWSKPEAAALEHVTRVDCAHPHQEAVVIALALREALETGRRTAALVTPDRDLARRVAAELRRWNIEIDDSAGRPLADAPSATLLRALLAALDSGFAPVDLLSLLKHPLCTLGFERAFLLAAARRLDRRHLRGLKPQAGLDVLRRKAAQEPEIVAMLDRLAEATAPLAELMTTTSPVETLLRETVAAAERLAPADTLWSGEAGEELADALAELAAAWRSAADVRPGEWPALLTVLLDGRTLRPAYGRHPRLAIWGPLEARLQRADLLILGGLNEGTWPPSVDTGPWINRPMRAALGLPQPERRIGQSAHDFAAALAAERVLLTRAEREGGAPTVPSRWLARLDALFGYDPAAGVAPEYIQRGRRTYFAWAEKIDDAGRYEPWLRPEPRPPVEARPTRLSVSSVEQWRRDPYGLYARRILRLEALDPLEAELGAADRGSALHKALDEFLKAHSSGALPVDALERFERLGERHLAGVLTAPAERAFWWPRFQRLASWFIGAERARRAAGTRLLASETRGSLQVGSLTIEAIADRIDEIEPGGWEVIDYKTGRVPSPRELEALFAPQLLLEAAMAERGGFADIEGKARAVHLSYWQANGLGEGGQQKEIKDSDRLVPEMLALVARMVAHFGDPRTPYAALPWPQFTPHFNDYAHLERVAEWSTAGGGEE, from the coding sequence ATGGCACCGGGCCCAGGCTGCCGGCCATCTCTACGGCCTCGTGCACGACGGAAAGTGGTTCCATGTCGGCACGCCGCGGGCGCTGGCCGAGGCCGAGCGGGAATTGCCGTGAGGGGCATCTACACGATCGGCCTCGACCGGCGCTTCGCCGACGAGCTGGCGCGCGGCCTGCTGGCCGAGCACGGCGCCGAGCCGCTCGCCCTTGCCGACATGCTGATCCTGGTACCGACGCGCCGCTCGGTGCGTGCGCTCCGCGAAGCCTTCCTCCGCGCCTCGGGCGGCAAGCCCGCGATCCTGCCGCGCATGGTGCCGCTGGGCGACGTCGACGAGGACGAATGGAGCGACCTGCCGGGCGAGGGCGAGGCCGTCGACTTGCCGCCGGCCATCGCGCCCGCCGAGCGCGAGGCGCTGCTCGCCGCGCTCGTTGCCCGCTTCCGGGACGACCAGGGCCAGCCGGCCGCCCGGACGGCGGCGCAAGCGCTGAAGCTCGCGCGCGAGCTCGCGCGCCTGCTCGACGAGCTCGCCATCGACGGCGTGCCGTTCGACAGGCTCGAGACGCTGGTCGAGGGCAACTTCGCCCGTCACTGGCAGCGCACGCTGGAGTTCCTCGCCATCGTCGGCGAGCACTGGCCCCGCGTGCTGGCTGAGCGCGGCCAGGTCGACGCGCTCGAGCGGCGCACGCGATCGATCCGCGCGCAGGCCGAGCGCTGGCGGGCCAGCCCGCCGGCGGGCCCGGTGATCGCCGCCGGTTCGACCGGTTCGCAGCCGGCGACGCGCGAACTGCTGGGCGTCGTCGCCGGCCTGCCCGCCGGCTGCGTCGTCCTGCCGGGGCTCGACCGCGCCATGGACGAAGAGAGCTGGCGCGCGCTCGAACCCTCGCATCCGCAATTCGGCCTGCGCGAGTTGCTGGCGGCGCTCGGCGCGGAGCGCAGCGGGGTAGCCGAATGGCCGGGCGGCCCCGGCGACGCGGCGCGGCGCCATCTCATCACCGAGTTGATGCGGCCTGCGGCGACGAGCGATTCGTGGTCGAAACCCGAGGCCGCCGCACTCGAGCACGTCACGCGCGTGGATTGCGCCCATCCGCACCAGGAGGCCGTCGTGATCGCGCTGGCGCTGCGCGAGGCCCTCGAGACCGGCCGGCGCACCGCCGCCCTCGTCACGCCCGACCGCGATCTCGCGCGCCGAGTCGCCGCCGAGCTGCGGCGCTGGAACATCGAGATCGACGATTCGGCCGGCCGGCCGCTCGCCGACGCGCCGTCCGCGACGCTGCTGCGCGCGCTGCTGGCGGCGCTCGATTCGGGCTTCGCACCGGTCGACCTGCTGTCGCTCCTCAAGCACCCGCTCTGCACCCTGGGCTTCGAGCGCGCCTTCCTGCTCGCCGCGGCGCGCCGCCTCGACCGCAGGCACCTGCGCGGACTGAAGCCGCAGGCCGGCCTCGACGTCCTGCGCCGCAAGGCTGCGCAGGAACCGGAGATCGTCGCGATGCTCGACCGTCTCGCCGAAGCGACCGCGCCGCTCGCGGAACTGATGACGACGACGTCGCCGGTCGAGACCCTGCTGCGGGAGACCGTTGCAGCCGCCGAGCGGCTGGCACCGGCCGACACGTTGTGGTCGGGCGAGGCCGGCGAAGAGCTGGCCGACGCGCTGGCGGAACTGGCCGCGGCCTGGCGATCGGCGGCCGACGTGCGGCCGGGCGAATGGCCGGCGCTGCTGACGGTGCTGCTCGACGGCCGCACCCTGCGCCCCGCTTACGGCCGTCATCCGCGGCTCGCCATCTGGGGACCGCTCGAAGCCCGCCTGCAGCGCGCCGACCTCCTGATCCTGGGCGGCCTGAACGAGGGGACCTGGCCGCCGTCGGTCGACACGGGGCCATGGATCAACCGGCCGATGCGCGCCGCGCTCGGCCTGCCTCAGCCGGAGCGGCGCATCGGCCAGTCGGCGCACGACTTCGCCGCCGCACTCGCCGCCGAGCGCGTGCTGCTGACGCGCGCCGAGCGTGAAGGCGGCGCACCGACCGTGCCGTCGCGCTGGCTGGCGCGTCTCGACGCCTTGTTCGGTTACGACCCGGCGGCCGGCGTCGCGCCCGAGTACATCCAGCGCGGCCGGCGCACCTACTTCGCCTGGGCCGAGAAGATCGACGATGCCGGCCGCTATGAACCGTGGTTGCGTCCCGAGCCCCGGCCGCCCGTCGAGGCCCGGCCAACACGGCTTTCGGTGTCGAGCGTCGAGCAATGGCGGCGCGATCCCTACGGCCTATACGCGCGCCGCATCCTGCGCCTGGAGGCGCTCGATCCGCTGGAGGCCGAGCTCGGCGCCGCCGATCGTGGATCGGCCCTTCACAAGGCGCTCGACGAGTTCCTGAAGGCGCACTCGTCCGGCGCATTACCGGTCGACGCGCTCGAGCGCTTCGAGCGCCTGGGCGAGCGGCACCTCGCCGGGGTGCTGACGGCCCCGGCCGAGCGTGCCTTCTGGTGGCCGCGCTTCCAGCGCCTGGCCAGCTGGTTCATCGGCGCCGAGCGCGCGCGGCGCGCCGCCGGCACGCGGCTGCTCGCGAGCGAGACGCGGGGATCGTTGCAGGTCGGTTCGCTCACCATCGAGGCCATCGCCGATCGCATCGACGAAATCGAACCGGGTGGCTGGGAGGTCATCGACTACAAGACCGGAAGAGTGCCCTCGCCGCGTGAGCTCGAAGCGCTGTTCGCGCCGCAGCTGTTGCTCGAAGCGGCGATGGCCGAGCGCGGCGGCTTCGCCGACATCGAGGGCAAGGCGCGCGCCGTGCATCTCTCATACTGGCAGGCCAACGGCCTCGGCGAGGGCGGCCAGCAGAAGGAGATCAAGGACAGCGACCGGCTGGTGCCCGAGATGCTGGCGCTGGTGGCCCGGATGGTGGCCCATTTCGGCGATCCGCGGACGCCCTATGCCGCGCTGCCGTGGCCGCAATTCACTCCCCACTTCAACGACTACGCCCATCTCGAGCGTGTCGCGGAGTGGTCGACCGCGGGCGGAGGCGAGGAATGA